The following are encoded in a window of Bacillus sp. SORGH_AS_0510 genomic DNA:
- a CDS encoding NCS2 family permease, which yields MEKILNGLFQINKQQTSIRTEVLAGLTTFMTVAYIIAVNGAILSKAGMPYEAVTLVTVISCFLGCMLMALWANSPLVLIPGMGDNAFFVFTLVFSLGLSWQQALAVVFIAGLIFFLTTVTKGAEYLSRSIPKTMIHSMTSGIGLFIAFLGLKNGGIIEASEGTFVQLGDLGSPHTLTTILSLVILVPLFLRNVKGNFLIGIIAGTLIGAVLGIVDFSSLKDFSFSFSGYDQIFLAFDFSQIGTVNFWTAVFSLSMVIIFQNMGAQLGMLPDKSKFQKSFQANALSVMSAGLLGCSPTTTAAESATGIAAGGKTGLTSFTTGLLFLPALFLVPLFKVIPNEAIAPVLIIVGCLMVQSLKEIPFSDFTEAFPAYLMMAIMPLSFSIANGIAFGFIAYPILKVVTGRKKEVSVTMYVIAFFFLVYFILGSL from the coding sequence TTGGAAAAAATTTTAAATGGATTATTTCAGATTAATAAACAACAAACCAGTATACGTACTGAGGTACTTGCTGGATTAACAACGTTTATGACAGTCGCTTATATCATCGCTGTCAACGGAGCGATTTTGAGTAAGGCAGGTATGCCGTATGAGGCTGTCACACTAGTAACAGTAATTAGCTGTTTTTTGGGTTGTATGTTGATGGCATTATGGGCGAATTCACCGTTAGTCCTTATACCGGGTATGGGAGACAATGCATTTTTTGTTTTTACGCTTGTCTTTTCACTTGGGCTATCATGGCAACAAGCACTTGCGGTTGTTTTTATTGCGGGGCTAATCTTTTTCCTTACAACAGTGACCAAAGGAGCGGAGTATCTATCACGCTCCATTCCGAAAACAATGATTCATTCGATGACTTCTGGAATTGGTCTTTTTATCGCTTTTTTAGGATTGAAAAATGGAGGTATTATCGAAGCGAGTGAAGGTACATTTGTACAACTTGGAGACTTGGGAAGTCCGCATACACTTACGACAATCCTTTCATTGGTCATTTTAGTTCCGCTTTTCTTGCGTAATGTGAAAGGGAACTTCTTGATTGGGATTATTGCTGGTACCTTAATTGGTGCAGTACTTGGTATCGTGGATTTCTCTTCTCTTAAGGATTTTAGTTTTTCCTTTAGTGGATACGATCAGATTTTCCTTGCATTTGATTTTAGCCAAATTGGTACGGTCAATTTCTGGACAGCTGTTTTCTCATTGTCAATGGTAATCATCTTTCAAAATATGGGGGCACAGCTTGGGATGCTTCCTGATAAGTCAAAGTTTCAAAAATCTTTTCAGGCAAATGCTTTATCCGTTATGAGTGCAGGATTACTAGGCTGTAGTCCAACGACAACAGCAGCTGAATCGGCTACTGGGATTGCTGCCGGAGGAAAAACAGGTTTAACTTCGTTTACAACTGGATTGTTGTTTTTACCGGCACTTTTTCTAGTTCCACTTTTTAAAGTCATTCCGAACGAAGCGATTGCACCGGTTCTGATTATTGTAGGTTGTTTAATGGTTCAGAGTTTGAAAGAAATACCTTTTAGTGATTTTACAGAAGCCTTTCCAGCTTATTTAATGATGGCAATCATGCCTCTATCTTTTAGTATTGCAAACGGGATTGCATTTGGATTTATCGCCTATCCCATTTTAAAGGTGGTAACAGGTCGAAAGAAGGAAGTCTCCGTTACAATGTACGTGATTGCATTTTTCTTCTTGGTCTATTTTATATTAGGATCACTCTAA
- a CDS encoding Crp/Fnr family transcriptional regulator, translating into MITNISEITIFSDIPEVDLPNILPLLKERKFKKNHVLMFENDKGDDVYIIRSGMVKIYRNHEGKEIVLSIAMPGDIVGEVEALSNDNHRISSIEALENVSAWQITKQDFLMIVDKYPSVLRKAYMILVERTRMLNRLVRYLTFYDVRTKAANLLMDLYYNFGEPSGTIFKIDFKINQSLLASMLGVTRESISKTLGDFQNEGLIDIREKYFYLLDKTRLEAMCSETEEVPTLRKWYNI; encoded by the coding sequence ATGATTACCAATATCTCAGAAATCACAATTTTCTCGGATATTCCTGAGGTTGATTTACCAAATATCCTACCTCTTTTAAAGGAACGAAAATTTAAAAAGAACCATGTCCTCATGTTTGAAAATGATAAAGGTGATGATGTTTATATCATCCGTTCAGGAATGGTGAAAATTTATCGTAATCATGAAGGAAAGGAAATTGTCCTCAGCATAGCCATGCCTGGAGATATCGTAGGAGAAGTAGAAGCCTTGTCTAATGACAACCATCGAATTTCCTCTATTGAAGCACTTGAAAATGTGTCCGCCTGGCAAATTACGAAACAGGACTTCCTAATGATCGTAGATAAATATCCTTCTGTATTAAGAAAAGCCTATATGATTTTGGTAGAACGCACACGAATGCTCAACCGTTTAGTTCGCTACTTAACCTTTTATGATGTTCGGACCAAAGCAGCGAATTTGCTCATGGACCTCTATTATAATTTTGGTGAACCTAGTGGCACAATTTTTAAAATTGATTTTAAAATTAATCAATCTTTATTAGCCTCGATGTTGGGTGTAACTAGAGAATCCATATCAAAAACATTGGGTGACTTTCAAAATGAAGGTCTAATTGATATTCGTGAAAAATATTTTTACCTTTTAGATAAGACTCGATTGGAAGCAATGTGTAGTGAAACAGAAGAAGTTCCAACCTTAAGAAAGTGGTATAACATTTAA
- the deoD gene encoding purine-nucleoside phosphorylase, producing the protein MSVHIEAKVGDIAEAVLLPGDPLRAKYIAETFLDDAVCYNNVRGMLGYTGTYKGKRVSVQGTGMGMPSASIYIHELITEYGAKNLIRIGTCGAIQSDVKIRDVIIAQAAATDSMIIRDSFPGYAVPQTADFKLIKNAYEFGKEKGLNLHVGTVLSSDIFYSEKEDPYSKLSKHGVLAVEMEAAGLYYLTAKFGVKGLTLLTVSDHILTGEQTTSQERQTTFNEMIEVALETIIR; encoded by the coding sequence ATGAGTGTACATATTGAAGCAAAGGTTGGAGATATCGCTGAAGCTGTCTTACTGCCAGGTGATCCATTACGCGCAAAATACATTGCAGAAACATTTTTGGATGATGCGGTCTGCTATAACAATGTTCGCGGAATGTTAGGATATACAGGTACATATAAAGGAAAGCGTGTATCTGTTCAAGGTACTGGCATGGGTATGCCCTCTGCATCCATTTACATTCATGAACTTATCACAGAATATGGTGCAAAAAACCTTATCCGAATTGGTACCTGTGGTGCAATTCAATCAGATGTAAAAATCCGTGATGTCATTATCGCACAAGCTGCTGCAACCGATTCCATGATAATTCGTGATAGTTTCCCAGGATATGCTGTCCCTCAAACCGCAGACTTCAAATTAATAAAAAACGCTTATGAGTTTGGAAAAGAAAAAGGACTAAATCTACATGTAGGAACAGTTCTTTCGTCAGACATTTTTTATTCTGAAAAGGAAGACCCGTATAGCAAACTAAGTAAACACGGTGTTCTTGCCGTAGAAATGGAAGCCGCGGGCCTATATTACCTAACAGCTAAATTTGGTGTAAAAGGCTTAACTCTTTTAACAGTTAGTGACCATATCCTAACAGGGGAACAAACTACTTCTCAAGAGCGTCAAACTACTTTTAACGAAATGATTGAAGTTGCCCTTGAGACCATTATTCGGTAA
- a CDS encoding YhgE/Pip domain-containing protein translates to MGRVWGIYKTDWINIFRVPTVVLLIFALMVLPSAYAWFNIKSMWDPYSNTSGIKVAVTNGDVGAELNGKRINVGDEIIHTLKENHKLGWIFVNEGQAVRGVRSGKYYAYLIIPKDFSKKLTSILEINPQKPKIEFGVNEKINAVAPKIASSGASSVTSQISQAFIKSVGDAIFSGFFKVGVELEKNLPSIQKVENQIFELEKALPQIHELGAKAIELEGELPELHEKGQKVIELEQRIPEIQKAGESILKVESALPRIHEAGDKIVALQGKMTDLKGASSIISDVLTNISDIEKKVQEAIASAQESDQVNTDENQEALRKFQAELEKIHATVQEIHLGLKQKVTSVENDMATASNFISNELPVVEQKVHKAADFVRTDLPKLEDDIRKAANLVRTKLPEVEKMIHKAADFARNDLPGFESQIKNAANKIRQFERSVNINDLIELLKHDPEKESSFLSNPILLETKRIFPIPNYGSAMSPFYTMLALWVGATLLIASLRVDVENPNGDYRGYQMYLGRLLTFLTIGIFQAAIVSLGDLFLIHAYVVDKLWFVLLSILVSMVFIIITYTLCSVFGNIGKGLAIIFLVLQISSSGATFPVSTTSSFFQALNPFMPFTYAVSMLRETVGGMVREVVIRDIMYLLAFATASFLLALVLKKPLENRIERTAQKARATKIIP, encoded by the coding sequence ATGGGAAGGGTTTGGGGTATATATAAAACTGACTGGATCAATATTTTTAGAGTTCCAACCGTTGTGTTATTAATTTTCGCTCTAATGGTATTACCATCCGCTTATGCTTGGTTTAATATCAAGTCTATGTGGGATCCATACAGTAACACTTCCGGCATTAAAGTCGCTGTTACGAACGGAGATGTAGGAGCTGAACTAAATGGTAAGAGGATCAATGTTGGAGATGAAATTATCCATACCTTAAAAGAAAATCATAAGCTTGGCTGGATATTTGTAAACGAGGGTCAGGCGGTGAGAGGAGTACGAAGCGGAAAATATTATGCATATTTAATTATTCCCAAGGACTTCTCCAAAAAGTTAACGAGTATTTTAGAAATAAACCCACAAAAGCCTAAAATTGAGTTCGGAGTAAATGAAAAAATTAATGCGGTTGCCCCTAAAATTGCGAGCTCGGGCGCCTCAAGTGTGACATCGCAAATTAGTCAAGCTTTTATTAAGTCGGTAGGTGATGCGATTTTTTCGGGATTTTTCAAGGTAGGGGTGGAATTGGAGAAAAATTTGCCATCCATTCAAAAAGTGGAAAATCAGATCTTTGAGCTTGAAAAGGCATTACCACAGATTCATGAATTGGGAGCGAAAGCAATAGAACTTGAAGGGGAATTGCCGGAATTACACGAGAAAGGGCAGAAAGTGATTGAACTGGAACAAAGAATCCCAGAGATTCAAAAAGCAGGGGAAAGTATATTAAAGGTTGAAAGTGCTTTACCTCGCATTCATGAAGCTGGTGACAAGATTGTAGCTCTTCAAGGGAAGATGACAGATTTAAAAGGGGCCTCTTCTATTATTTCGGATGTTTTAACGAATATTTCGGATATCGAGAAAAAAGTACAGGAGGCAATTGCAAGTGCACAGGAGTCGGATCAGGTTAATACAGATGAAAATCAGGAAGCGTTAAGGAAGTTTCAAGCTGAATTAGAAAAAATTCATGCAACAGTGCAAGAAATTCATTTAGGGCTTAAACAAAAAGTAACCTCGGTGGAAAATGATATGGCCACTGCTTCTAACTTTATTAGTAATGAGTTGCCTGTTGTTGAACAAAAAGTACATAAAGCAGCTGATTTTGTAAGGACCGACTTGCCGAAATTGGAGGATGATATTAGAAAAGCAGCAAATCTTGTTCGTACAAAACTTCCTGAAGTGGAAAAGATGATTCACAAAGCAGCCGATTTTGCTAGAAATGATCTTCCAGGATTTGAGTCACAAATTAAAAATGCAGCAAATAAGATTCGACAATTCGAGAGAAGTGTGAATATTAATGATCTGATTGAACTTTTAAAGCATGATCCTGAGAAAGAAAGCAGCTTCCTTTCTAATCCCATACTATTAGAGACAAAAAGGATCTTTCCAATCCCTAATTATGGTTCAGCTATGTCACCTTTTTATACGATGCTGGCACTTTGGGTTGGAGCGACACTACTTATAGCCTCCCTTAGAGTAGATGTAGAAAATCCTAATGGTGACTATCGTGGTTATCAGATGTATTTAGGGAGACTCCTGACTTTTTTGACCATTGGAATATTTCAGGCTGCCATTGTCTCTTTAGGAGATTTGTTTTTAATTCACGCGTATGTAGTTGATAAGCTTTGGTTTGTATTGTTAAGCATTCTTGTAAGCATGGTATTTATCATCATCACGTATACTTTATGTTCTGTGTTTGGCAATATTGGAAAAGGGTTAGCAATCATTTTCTTGGTCTTGCAAATCTCGAGTTCCGGTGCAACTTTTCCAGTAAGTACGACATCATCTTTTTTTCAAGCATTGAATCCTTTTATGCCATTCACTTACGCGGTAAGCATGCTTCGTGAGACGGTTGGAGGAATGGTAAGAGAGGTGGTTATAAGGGATATTATGTACTTATTGGCTTTTGCAACAGCAAGTTTCCTTTTAGCCCTTGTCTTAAAAAAGCCTTTAGAGAACAGGATTGAACGAACAGCACAAAAGGCAAGAGCCACGAAAATTATTCCTTAA
- a CDS encoding LTA synthase family protein has product MNKILHRSQSIFNKYIGFFFLTVIFLWVKTYIVQLTQFHLGIENSLQKFLLFMNPLGSSLIFLGFSFFLKGRKKYIGLVVIEFLMSFLLYANVLFYRFFNDFITLPTLTQTQNFGDVSGSVVTLLRPYDFLFFIDTLILIGLLVSRVIKIEMKDMNRRKASVLFSLSLAISCANLSLAEVDRPQLLTRGFDRNYIVKYLGMYNYTIYDAVKSTKASAQRAMASSDDVTEVINYTKSNYAAPNPKYFGAGKGMNVIYLHLESMQNFLINYKLNGEEVTPFLNSMVNEENTMYFDNFYHQTGQGKTSDAEFMLENSLFGLPQGSAYTTKGLNTYQAAPAILGQQGYTSAVFHGNSGSFWNRNEIYKSFGYNKFFDADYYDLKSQDLAEYGLMDKPFFNQSIPLLETLPQPFYTKFITVSNHYPYPIPAKDATIAPATTGDSSVDTYFQTARYADEAMKQFVDYLKQTGLYDHSIIIMYGDHYGISQNHNKAMKQIMGKEITPFEGSGLQRVPLFIHVPGMQGGVNHEYGGQIDLLPTLLHLLGIDSKEYVQFGTDLLSEQHDDLIPFRNGDFVSPTITSVDGKFYDSKTGLKLGKNQLEEAKNYQKSVMQKLALSDKVVNGDLLRFYTPDNFTPVDRSKYDYKKADNSTTEK; this is encoded by the coding sequence ATGAATAAGATTCTGCACAGAAGTCAAAGTATTTTCAACAAATATATTGGCTTTTTCTTTTTAACAGTAATATTCCTTTGGGTTAAAACATATATAGTTCAATTAACACAGTTTCATTTAGGAATAGAAAACTCCTTGCAAAAGTTTCTATTATTCATGAATCCATTGGGTTCATCATTGATATTTTTAGGTTTTTCATTCTTTCTTAAAGGAAGAAAGAAGTATATTGGATTAGTAGTTATTGAGTTTCTTATGTCGTTTCTCTTATATGCCAATGTATTATTCTACCGATTCTTTAACGACTTTATTACACTTCCAACGTTAACACAGACCCAAAATTTTGGGGATGTAAGTGGAAGTGTTGTTACGCTTTTAAGACCATATGACTTTCTATTTTTTATCGATACACTTATTTTAATAGGATTGCTTGTTTCCCGTGTAATTAAAATTGAAATGAAAGATATGAATCGCAGGAAAGCATCCGTTCTTTTTTCCTTATCATTAGCCATTTCATGTGCCAATTTATCATTGGCAGAAGTTGATCGCCCTCAGTTATTAACAAGAGGATTTGACCGTAATTACATCGTCAAATATTTAGGTATGTACAATTATACGATTTATGATGCAGTTAAAAGCACAAAAGCTTCTGCACAAAGAGCGATGGCAAGCAGTGATGACGTAACGGAAGTCATTAACTATACAAAATCAAATTATGCAGCACCGAACCCTAAGTACTTTGGTGCTGGAAAAGGGATGAACGTCATTTACTTGCATCTTGAATCGATGCAGAACTTCCTTATTAATTACAAGTTAAACGGGGAAGAAGTCACACCATTCCTAAATTCAATGGTAAACGAAGAAAATACCATGTATTTTGATAACTTTTACCATCAAACTGGACAAGGTAAAACATCTGATGCCGAATTTATGTTAGAAAACTCATTATTTGGTTTACCGCAAGGGTCAGCATATACAACTAAAGGTTTAAATACGTACCAAGCAGCACCGGCAATTTTAGGTCAACAAGGCTATACATCAGCTGTGTTCCATGGAAATTCAGGAAGCTTTTGGAACCGAAATGAGATTTATAAATCCTTCGGCTACAACAAATTTTTTGATGCAGATTATTATGATTTGAAATCTCAGGATCTAGCAGAATATGGATTAATGGATAAGCCATTCTTTAATCAATCGATTCCATTATTAGAAACACTACCACAGCCGTTCTATACAAAATTTATTACAGTATCAAATCATTATCCGTACCCAATTCCTGCAAAGGATGCGACAATTGCACCAGCAACAACAGGTGATTCATCAGTGGATACTTACTTCCAAACGGCTCGTTATGCTGATGAAGCTATGAAGCAGTTTGTTGATTACTTGAAGCAAACTGGCTTGTACGATCATTCTATTATTATTATGTATGGAGATCATTATGGTATTTCGCAAAACCATAATAAAGCAATGAAGCAAATAATGGGTAAAGAAATTACTCCTTTCGAAGGCTCTGGATTGCAACGTGTACCATTATTTATCCATGTTCCAGGCATGCAGGGCGGAGTGAACCATGAATATGGCGGTCAAATTGACCTTCTTCCAACTCTACTTCATCTTTTAGGCATTGATTCAAAAGAGTATGTACAATTTGGTACAGACCTATTATCTGAACAGCACGATGATCTTATCCCATTCCGAAATGGAGACTTTGTAAGTCCAACGATCACTTCTGTAGACGGTAAGTTCTATGATTCAAAAACAGGTTTGAAATTGGGCAAGAATCAACTGGAAGAGGCAAAAAACTATCAGAAGTCAGTCATGCAAAAATTAGCCCTATCAGATAAAGTGGTAAACGGAGATTTATTACGTTTCTATACGCCAGATAATTTCACACCGGTAGACCGCTCAAAATATGACTACAAAAAAGCGGACAATTCAACAACCGAAAAATAA
- a CDS encoding carboxymuconolactone decarboxylase family protein — translation MEQSGVSNNHSVQTHLNNYKEGIGTYTQMMPDLIGAYNEFTGACFKEGEISQKNKHLIALGISVYSQDEYCIIYHTKGCLDQGCSEKEIFETIGVAAALGGGAAMSQGVTLVQECINQLSSTKH, via the coding sequence ATGGAGCAATCAGGAGTAAGCAATAATCATTCGGTTCAAACACACTTAAATAACTATAAAGAAGGAATTGGAACATATACGCAAATGATGCCAGATTTAATAGGCGCATATAATGAATTTACAGGTGCGTGTTTTAAAGAAGGAGAGATATCACAGAAAAATAAACACTTGATAGCTCTTGGCATTAGTGTTTACTCACAGGATGAATATTGTATCATTTATCATACAAAGGGTTGTTTGGACCAAGGTTGTTCGGAAAAAGAAATCTTTGAAACCATTGGAGTTGCAGCAGCCCTCGGAGGCGGGGCAGCAATGAGTCAGGGAGTTACACTCGTGCAGGAATGCATCAACCAACTATCGAGCACAAAACATTAA
- a CDS encoding asparagine synthase: protein MNIREGLIPTALGTAATATGYVLKHRRRSNKMVANTIFGFGLAHIVLGAIDLVEHRR from the coding sequence TTGAATATTCGTGAAGGTTTAATACCAACGGCTTTAGGAACTGCTGCAACAGCTACTGGTTACGTATTAAAACATAGACGAAGATCCAATAAAATGGTTGCTAATACAATATTTGGTTTTGGTTTAGCACATATTGTTTTAGGCGCCATCGACCTAGTCGAACACCGTCGTTAG
- a CDS encoding DUF3231 family protein, with the protein MGILSGNPKEEPLHYGEVFDIWASLLAGNSMIAGYQTMMNHAGDDDLKKLIAEAIENCQQEKKQIEVLLKENGIGLPPAAPEPPEACLDDIPVGARIPDPAIAATLSVDIAAGLVACSQVIGKSIREDVAMMYGQFHNQKAVLGAKVLRLNKEKGWLIPPPLHLKKHNDC; encoded by the coding sequence ATGGGGATATTAAGTGGAAACCCTAAAGAAGAGCCTTTACATTATGGAGAAGTTTTTGATATTTGGGCATCGTTATTAGCTGGAAACAGTATGATTGCTGGTTACCAAACCATGATGAACCATGCAGGTGATGACGATCTAAAGAAATTAATCGCCGAGGCCATCGAAAATTGCCAACAGGAGAAAAAGCAGATTGAAGTGTTGTTAAAGGAAAACGGTATTGGGTTACCTCCTGCTGCACCTGAACCTCCTGAAGCATGTTTAGATGATATTCCTGTAGGAGCAAGAATTCCAGACCCAGCCATTGCAGCTACCCTTTCAGTTGATATCGCTGCTGGATTAGTTGCATGTAGTCAGGTCATCGGAAAATCTATTCGTGAAGATGTGGCTATGATGTATGGACAATTTCATAACCAAAAGGCAGTACTTGGCGCAAAAGTCTTACGTCTAAATAAAGAAAAAGGTTGGCTCATTCCACCACCACTGCACCTAAAAAAACATAACGACTGTTAG
- the kynA gene encoding tryptophan 2,3-dioxygenase, translating to MSTQEKNTKIELEKEIQTDFQKSMSYGDYLHLENILSSQSLVSNHHDEMLFIIIHQTSELWMKLIIHELTSAIGYISRNDLEPSFKILSRVSRIQHQLIQSWSVLSTLTPAEYLEFRDKLGKASGFQSYQNRLIEFALGNKNVHTLAVYQHQPELYEIMQEALGKPSIYDAAINALVARGLPIDQEVINRDLSKIYEFNASVEEAWLTVYRNVDQYWDLYELAEKLVDIANQQQLWRFNHLSTVERIIGHKQGTGGSSGVTYLKRVLDQQFFPELWSLRTKL from the coding sequence ATGAGTACGCAAGAAAAAAACACAAAGATAGAACTAGAAAAAGAGATACAAACAGATTTCCAGAAATCAATGTCGTACGGAGATTACCTCCACCTTGAAAATATTTTATCAAGTCAAAGTCTGGTATCCAATCACCATGATGAAATGTTATTTATCATCATTCATCAAACAAGTGAGCTATGGATGAAATTAATTATTCATGAACTGACATCGGCGATTGGGTATATAAGCCGCAATGACCTTGAACCATCCTTTAAAATTCTCTCAAGAGTTTCTAGAATTCAACATCAATTAATCCAGTCATGGAGCGTCCTTTCTACTTTAACACCGGCAGAGTACTTGGAATTTAGAGATAAACTGGGGAAGGCTTCAGGATTTCAGTCGTATCAAAACCGACTCATTGAATTTGCATTAGGAAACAAAAATGTTCATACATTAGCAGTCTATCAGCATCAACCTGAGCTTTACGAAATAATGCAAGAGGCACTTGGAAAACCAAGTATATATGATGCAGCAATCAATGCTCTTGTTGCACGTGGATTACCTATTGATCAAGAGGTTATCAATCGTGATTTGTCAAAAATCTATGAATTCAATGCAAGTGTAGAAGAAGCATGGCTTACGGTCTATCGTAATGTTGATCAATATTGGGATTTATACGAATTAGCAGAGAAATTAGTTGATATTGCCAACCAACAGCAATTATGGCGTTTTAACCATTTGAGTACAGTGGAGAGGATCATTGGGCATAAGCAGGGGACTGGTGGATCTTCTGGTGTAACCTATTTAAAAAGAGTTTTAGACCAACAGTTTTTCCCTGAGCTTTGGAGTTTACGAACAAAGCTTTAA
- a CDS encoding amino acid permease, whose product MVNKHTHLNKGNESEIGLKRALKTNQLAMIAMGCAIGTGLFLGSGLAISTAGPGVLVSYGVGAIIVLLLMGCLSEMTVAHPTTGAFGTIAEKYVSPLAGYLVKYSYWVANVLAVGVEVSAIAVYMKYWFPQVPGMVWILLFAAVLIIVNATSVNAFGTFEYWFSMIKISAIVGFILLGSYILFGGSHQSDLGPENLVNDKGFLPFGWWGVWVATFISLFSFLGTELIAVTAGEAKDPDIAVPKALKATVFRLSTFYILTIGIMLMIVPWKLAGVEVSPFVKVMDLLNIPGASGIMNFIILTAALSSMNSQLYASTRMMFSLSKGNDAPAFLGKLSKKGVPIRALAVSTLGIFLAALVNALLPGSSYAFMMGISMFGAIFTWFMVFVSHLFFRRKWERSGGRKLPVKMLGFPYLTVIGAVLLLSLMITTWFTDFKIMLQFGVPWLLFLTISYYLFKKRSPNQNPEKRLDDILTENVN is encoded by the coding sequence ATGGTGAACAAACATACTCATTTGAATAAAGGGAATGAATCTGAAATTGGATTAAAGCGAGCATTAAAAACCAATCAGCTTGCAATGATTGCCATGGGGTGTGCTATTGGAACAGGCCTTTTCCTTGGTAGTGGTCTGGCTATTAGTACAGCAGGACCGGGTGTTTTAGTAAGTTACGGAGTTGGTGCCATTATCGTCCTCCTGTTAATGGGCTGCCTTTCTGAAATGACGGTGGCTCATCCTACCACAGGTGCTTTTGGTACGATAGCTGAGAAATATGTTAGCCCACTCGCAGGATATCTTGTGAAATATTCCTACTGGGTAGCAAACGTTCTAGCTGTTGGGGTTGAGGTAAGTGCCATTGCTGTATATATGAAGTACTGGTTTCCTCAAGTGCCCGGAATGGTTTGGATATTATTATTTGCGGCGGTTCTTATTATTGTCAATGCAACAAGTGTAAATGCTTTTGGTACATTTGAATATTGGTTTTCAATGATTAAGATTAGTGCTATCGTTGGATTCATTTTGCTAGGATCATATATTCTATTTGGTGGTTCACATCAGTCCGATTTAGGGCCGGAAAACCTAGTAAATGACAAAGGTTTTTTACCGTTCGGATGGTGGGGAGTATGGGTTGCGACTTTTATTTCCTTATTTAGCTTTTTAGGAACAGAATTGATTGCGGTTACAGCTGGTGAAGCGAAGGATCCAGATATTGCAGTGCCGAAAGCGTTGAAAGCTACTGTTTTCCGCTTATCCACCTTTTATATTTTAACAATTGGCATCATGTTAATGATCGTACCTTGGAAATTAGCAGGTGTTGAAGTAAGTCCTTTCGTAAAAGTAATGGATCTTTTAAATATTCCAGGGGCGTCAGGAATTATGAATTTTATTATCTTAACAGCCGCCTTATCATCTATGAACAGCCAATTATATGCCTCTACGCGCATGATGTTCTCTCTATCCAAAGGAAATGATGCACCTGCATTTTTAGGGAAATTAAGTAAAAAAGGAGTTCCAATAAGGGCGCTAGCTGTTTCTACATTAGGAATTTTTCTTGCTGCATTAGTAAATGCTCTATTACCAGGTTCCTCCTATGCATTTATGATGGGCATTTCCATGTTTGGTGCTATTTTCACCTGGTTTATGGTGTTTGTTTCACATTTATTTTTCAGAAGAAAGTGGGAGAGGTCTGGCGGCCGAAAATTGCCGGTAAAAATGCTAGGATTCCCATATTTGACGGTTATTGGGGCAGTTCTTTTATTAAGTTTAATGATCACAACATGGTTTACAGACTTTAAAATCATGCTTCAATTTGGTGTTCCATGGTTACTTTTTTTAACTATTTCATATTATCTTTTTAAAAAGAGGTCACCCAACCAAAATCCAGAAAAGAGATTAGATGATATTCTAACCGAAAATGTTAATTAA